A genomic window from Slackia heliotrinireducens DSM 20476 includes:
- a CDS encoding TfoX/Sxy family protein, producing MASSKEYLDYILEQLSDLEDVSCRAMMGEYIIYYRGKVIGGIYDDRFLVKPTKSAQAMMPDAEMELPYEGAKDMLLVDGVENREFLEELLKAMYVELPAPKKK from the coding sequence ATGGCATCGAGTAAAGAGTATCTGGATTACATATTGGAGCAGCTTTCCGACTTGGAAGACGTATCCTGCCGCGCCATGATGGGCGAATATATCATCTACTACCGGGGCAAGGTCATCGGCGGCATTTACGACGACCGCTTTCTGGTGAAGCCCACGAAGTCAGCGCAGGCGATGATGCCGGATGCGGAGATGGAGCTTCCCTATGAGGGCGCGAAGGATATGCTTCTTGTTGATGGTGTCGAAAACCGGGAGTTCTTGGAAGAACTGCTGAAAGCAATGTATGTGGAACTCCCTGCTCCGAAGAAGAAATGA